The following are encoded together in the candidate division WOR-3 bacterium genome:
- a CDS encoding 4Fe-4S binding protein: MGRKRKIIKIDEEKCTGCGQCIPNCPEGALQVIDGKARLVSDLFCDGLGACVGHCPEGAMTVIEREAEPYDEARVMANIVKAGPNTIAAHLAHLKDHGAIDYHNQAVAYLRQHNIPIPGEKKTLACGCPGSAVRELSPSVAVARTTDHSIPRPLSHLRNWPIQLMLVPVSAPYLKGADLLISADCVGSSHPNFHEELVRNRILLIACPKLDDAQFYVEKLTELFRTAKPKSVTVAHMTVPCCYGLVQLVQQAIEDSGEVIPFAEVTIDIDGKTVKQTQGVKS, from the coding sequence ATGGGAAGAAAGCGTAAGATAATCAAAATAGACGAAGAGAAGTGTACCGGGTGCGGTCAGTGCATACCCAATTGTCCGGAAGGCGCATTGCAGGTGATTGACGGCAAGGCGCGGCTTGTCTCAGACCTGTTCTGTGACGGACTGGGCGCGTGTGTCGGTCACTGTCCGGAAGGCGCAATGACGGTGATTGAACGTGAAGCCGAGCCGTACGACGAAGCCAGAGTGATGGCCAACATCGTCAAGGCCGGGCCCAACACTATCGCCGCACACCTGGCACATCTGAAAGACCATGGTGCTATTGACTACCATAACCAGGCGGTCGCCTATCTAAGGCAACACAACATCCCCATTCCGGGTGAGAAGAAAACACTTGCCTGCGGCTGCCCCGGCTCTGCGGTCCGTGAACTTTCACCTTCTGTCGCAGTCGCTCGCACAACTGACCACTCAATCCCTCGGCCTCTGTCGCATCTGCGCAACTGGCCGATCCAACTGATGCTGGTACCGGTTTCAGCTCCTTATCTCAAAGGTGCGGACCTTCTGATTTCGGCCGACTGTGTGGGCTCTTCGCACCCCAACTTCCACGAGGAACTTGTCAGAAACCGGATTCTTCTCATTGCCTGCCCTAAACTGGACGATGCACAATTCTATGTAGAGAAACTGACCGAGCTGTTCCGGACTGCAAAGCCGAAGTCTGTAACCGTGGCGCATATGACCGTACCCTGCTGCTATGGTCTTGTGCAACTGGTACAGCAGGCAATAGAAGATTCGGGCGAGGTCATTCCGTTCGCCGAAGTTACGATAGACATAGATGGCAAGACAGTGAAACAAACCCAAGGAGTAAAATCGTGA
- the pstC gene encoding phosphate ABC transporter permease subunit PstC, which yields MKLRKVADKLVQIVFLVNAVLAALVLFGILAYLLLFGVRTFAGTSLGGFLFGTRWNPDAYGEPSYGLVPLLAGSFFTTVLALVISIPLGIAGAVFIAERLKGKARTLVKTVVELFAGFPSVVIGFFGLVVVGPFIARLFNVPSGLNLLNAGVLLAFMALPTIISVSDDALRVVPQSYREAAYALGATPWTTATRVTLPAAKSGILAAVMLGFGRAIGETMAVLMVAGNAPVIPRSLFDPVRTITATIAVELGETPFHTTHFYALFALGLVLFLIALGTNLIAESLIRREKRSFTL from the coding sequence GTGAAACTGCGCAAGGTCGCCGACAAGCTGGTTCAGATAGTATTCCTTGTCAACGCTGTCCTGGCCGCGCTTGTTCTGTTCGGTATTCTTGCGTACCTTCTGCTCTTCGGTGTACGCACCTTTGCCGGCACTTCGCTTGGCGGCTTTCTGTTCGGCACGCGCTGGAATCCGGATGCCTACGGCGAGCCGTCCTACGGGCTGGTGCCGCTACTGGCTGGCAGCTTCTTCACCACTGTCCTTGCACTTGTCATATCCATTCCATTGGGGATCGCCGGTGCAGTATTCATCGCCGAGCGGCTGAAGGGCAAGGCCCGCACTCTGGTCAAGACCGTAGTTGAACTGTTTGCCGGTTTCCCCTCCGTAGTGATTGGCTTCTTCGGCCTGGTAGTAGTCGGCCCATTCATTGCGCGTCTGTTCAACGTGCCTTCGGGCCTGAATCTCCTCAACGCCGGGGTGCTGCTTGCCTTCATGGCTCTGCCCACGATCATTTCGGTTTCGGATGACGCCCTGCGCGTTGTGCCCCAGTCCTACCGTGAGGCAGCCTACGCGCTCGGCGCCACGCCTTGGACGACCGCTACGCGCGTCACGCTTCCTGCGGCCAAATCCGGCATCCTGGCCGCGGTAATGCTTGGATTCGGCCGGGCGATCGGTGAAACGATGGCAGTTCTGATGGTTGCGGGCAATGCACCAGTGATTCCCAGATCACTATTTGACCCGGTGCGCACCATCACCGCCACGATTGCGGTGGAGCTGGGCGAGACGCCGTTTCACACCACCCACTTCTATGCGCTGTTTGCGCTTGGACTTGTTCTTTTCCTCATCGCCCTGGGCACAAACCTTATTGCCGAGTCACTGATTCGAAGAGAAAAGCGGAGCTTCACGCTATGA
- a CDS encoding PstS family phosphate ABC transporter substrate-binding protein, with amino-acid sequence MKRTIAFAVLAGLAATLFAAEVLVKGSDTMLNLTQRLAEAFSAVQPDISVSITGGGSGVGINAITNGECDIANASREIKSKEISTARANGVNPVGIVIAIDGLSVIVSEKNSVEKLTPEQIGAIYRGEIKNWNQVGGPNKKISLYGRQPSSGTFVFFRDAVVKGEYSVAMRQMNGNAQIIEALKTDEGGIGYVGVGYLREATGVKAVAVRNAKGEYVSPLDEKKVEAGLYPLTRPLYQYTSGKPKGNARKFIEFELSPKGQEIVKQEGFFPVTSDYQEHNKAALGK; translated from the coding sequence ATGAAAAGAACCATAGCTTTTGCAGTCCTGGCCGGGCTGGCCGCAACTCTCTTCGCGGCCGAGGTCCTGGTCAAGGGTTCAGACACAATGCTCAACCTGACCCAGCGCCTGGCCGAGGCGTTTTCCGCAGTTCAGCCCGACATTTCGGTCTCAATCACCGGTGGCGGCTCCGGCGTGGGCATCAACGCCATCACCAACGGTGAGTGCGACATTGCCAATGCGTCGCGGGAAATCAAGTCCAAGGAAATCTCAACCGCGCGCGCCAACGGCGTGAACCCGGTAGGCATCGTCATTGCGATTGACGGCCTCTCGGTCATCGTCAGCGAGAAGAACTCGGTGGAGAAACTCACACCGGAGCAGATTGGCGCCATCTACCGCGGCGAAATCAAGAACTGGAACCAGGTGGGCGGGCCGAACAAGAAGATAAGCCTGTACGGACGCCAGCCCAGTTCCGGCACGTTCGTCTTCTTCCGCGACGCAGTGGTCAAGGGCGAGTATTCGGTGGCGATGCGGCAGATGAACGGTAACGCCCAGATTATCGAAGCCCTGAAGACGGATGAGGGCGGTATCGGCTACGTCGGGGTAGGGTATTTGCGTGAAGCCACCGGCGTGAAAGCCGTGGCGGTGAGGAACGCCAAAGGTGAGTATGTGTCACCGCTCGATGAGAAGAAGGTCGAAGCCGGGCTATATCCGCTTACCCGACCGCTCTATCAGTACACTTCAGGCAAGCCCAAGGGGAACGCCCGCAAGTTCATCGAATTCGAACTCAGCCCCAAAGGTCAGGAAATCGTGAAGCAGGAAGGCTTTTTCCCGGTCACGAGCGACTATCAGGAACATAACAAGGCAGCGCTTGGTAAGTAG
- a CDS encoding Rrf2 family transcriptional regulator, with amino-acid sequence MRNMVIRDRARLFHVSEAANLALHAMAVLAGSGDRAVRTREIADNLQVSAAHLAKVMAMLERAGLVTGTRGPCGGYRLTRPGAGVTLAEIYEAIEGPLGAGTCIFGIPICNGSRCPLGKYFSQVNRNAAAKLRKTRLSEINLTGRAKHGKKA; translated from the coding sequence ATGAGAAATATGGTTATTAGAGACCGCGCGCGCCTTTTCCATGTTTCCGAAGCGGCCAATCTGGCGCTGCATGCGATGGCAGTCCTGGCCGGCTCTGGAGACCGGGCCGTGCGGACGCGGGAAATTGCTGACAATCTTCAGGTATCTGCTGCCCATCTGGCCAAGGTGATGGCAATGCTCGAACGGGCCGGGCTGGTCACTGGCACGCGCGGCCCCTGCGGCGGCTACCGCCTGACCAGACCTGGTGCCGGCGTAACGCTGGCAGAAATCTACGAGGCAATTGAAGGCCCACTTGGAGCCGGAACATGCATCTTCGGTATACCGATATGCAACGGCAGCCGCTGTCCGCTCGGAAAATACTTCAGTCAGGTAAACCGCAACGCGGCCGCGAAGCTGAGAAAAACAAGACTGTCGGAAATTAACCTAACCGGGAGAGCAAAGCATGGGAAGAAAGCGTAA
- the pstA gene encoding phosphate ABC transporter permease PstA — MRTDERGRQHLSVAGAIPRRRFTSNIGFVFLAIPLFVFIAFILLLVFYLVRNGAPVLSWKFLSHAPNAGMTEGGILPCIVGTALVTLISLVFSVPVGVCSGIYLAEYAPNNLLTKMIRSSVRSLAGVPSIVYGLFGVALFVNAMRLGMSVLASGLTLGLVNLPWIIATCEEAVTAIPGSFREGALALGSTKWEAIRRNVLPYAFPGILTGVLLAVARTVGETAPILFTGVTYYTKQLPTALSHKFMALPYHLFALATQHDQIAKVRPIAFGTALVLLIFVLGFDAVAFIIRLRISRTNTWQV; from the coding sequence ATGAGGACAGATGAACGCGGACGCCAACACCTGTCGGTTGCCGGTGCGATACCAAGAAGGCGATTCACCAGCAACATCGGGTTCGTCTTTCTTGCCATTCCGCTCTTCGTCTTTATAGCCTTCATACTCCTGCTCGTGTTCTACCTGGTGCGCAACGGCGCGCCGGTTCTGAGTTGGAAATTTCTTTCCCATGCCCCAAACGCGGGTATGACCGAAGGCGGAATCCTTCCCTGCATCGTCGGCACAGCCCTCGTAACCCTCATCTCGCTTGTGTTCTCGGTACCGGTCGGTGTCTGTTCCGGCATCTACCTTGCCGAGTATGCTCCCAACAACCTTCTCACCAAGATGATTCGCAGCTCTGTCCGCAGTCTGGCCGGTGTGCCATCTATCGTTTACGGGCTTTTTGGGGTAGCGCTGTTCGTAAACGCAATGCGTCTTGGAATGTCAGTTCTCGCCTCGGGCCTTACCCTGGGGCTGGTAAACCTGCCCTGGATAATCGCCACCTGCGAGGAAGCGGTTACCGCCATCCCCGGTTCGTTCCGCGAAGGGGCACTGGCACTGGGTTCGACAAAGTGGGAGGCAATAAGACGCAACGTTCTGCCCTATGCGTTCCCGGGTATTCTCACTGGCGTCCTGCTGGCGGTGGCCAGAACCGTCGGTGAGACCGCGCCGATTCTCTTCACGGGCGTGACCTACTATACGAAGCAACTTCCGACCGCGCTGTCGCACAAATTCATGGCCCTGCCCTACCATTTGTTTGCACTTGCAACCCAGCACGACCAGATTGCCAAGGTGCGTCCCATCGCTTTCGGCACTGCTCTCGTTCTCTTGATATTTGTACTTGGTTTCGATGCCGTCGCGTTCATAATCAGGCTAAGAATAAGCCGTACCAATACGTGGCAGGTCTGA
- the pstB gene encoding phosphate ABC transporter ATP-binding protein PstB, translated as MTAANDRAQVRIAVENLNLWFGTNHVLKDVTFRIPTNAVTAIMGPSGCGKSTLLRCINRMNDLILSTRITGRIMIDGEDIYSAGTDVIDLRRRIGMVFQKPNPFPKSIFENIAFGLRIHRLGGPSEIRRQVEQALIQANLWDEVKDRLQDNAFSLSGGQQQRLCLARALAVGPEIVLLDEPASALDPASTAKLEQLIVELKRNYTIVIVTHNMQQAARVSDYCAFLMLGELVEWGRTEQVFTSPKDKRTEDFLTGKFG; from the coding sequence ATGACAGCGGCGAATGATCGAGCACAAGTCCGCATAGCAGTCGAAAACCTCAATCTGTGGTTCGGCACAAATCACGTGCTGAAGGACGTAACCTTTCGTATTCCTACCAACGCCGTAACCGCCATAATGGGGCCATCCGGATGTGGCAAGTCCACGCTCCTGCGCTGCATAAACCGGATGAACGACCTGATTCTATCAACCCGCATTACCGGCCGCATCATGATTGACGGCGAGGACATCTACTCGGCCGGCACCGATGTGATTGACCTGCGTCGGCGGATAGGAATGGTGTTCCAGAAGCCCAACCCGTTCCCCAAGTCCATATTCGAGAACATCGCATTCGGACTGCGCATCCACCGCCTCGGCGGACCGTCTGAGATACGTCGGCAGGTGGAGCAGGCGCTCATCCAGGCCAACCTGTGGGATGAGGTCAAAGACCGACTCCAGGACAACGCCTTCAGTCTTTCCGGTGGCCAGCAGCAGCGGCTGTGTCTAGCCCGGGCGCTCGCGGTCGGGCCCGAGATAGTGCTTCTGGACGAGCCGGCCTCGGCTCTTGATCCTGCCTCGACAGCCAAACTGGAGCAACTGATCGTGGAGCTCAAGCGCAACTACACGATTGTCATCGTGACCCACAATATGCAGCAGGCGGCCCGGGTCTCAGACTACTGTGCCTTTCTGATGCTCGGCGAACTGGTCGAATGGGGCAGGACCGAGCAGGTATTCACCAGTCCCAAGGACAAACGTACCGAGGATTTCCTGACCGGTAAGTTCGGATGA
- a CDS encoding response regulator transcription factor, whose amino-acid sequence MPKLIAVVDDEPDILELVGLHLRKAGFRVEGFADAGHFYRFLSTKVPNLVILDLMLPDADGMDVCRYMKSEARLAGVPIIMLTARVEETDRVLGLESGADDYVTKPFSPRELVARVRTVLRRLEHRPSGTGAIAVGRFLIDPNRFSVLVDNKPVELTATEFRILEVLARQPGRVFSRDQLIEGVWGYDKPVIDRVIDTHIRNLREKLGTAGDAIRTVRGVGYRFTAD is encoded by the coding sequence ATGCCGAAGCTGATTGCGGTTGTTGACGACGAGCCAGATATTCTGGAGCTTGTCGGTCTGCACTTGCGCAAAGCCGGGTTCCGGGTCGAGGGGTTTGCCGATGCAGGTCATTTCTACCGGTTCCTGTCAACCAAGGTTCCAAATCTTGTGATTCTTGACCTGATGCTGCCGGATGCGGACGGCATGGATGTGTGCCGGTACATGAAAAGCGAGGCCCGGCTGGCCGGGGTGCCGATTATCATGCTGACCGCGCGGGTCGAGGAGACCGACCGGGTGCTGGGGCTTGAGTCCGGTGCGGACGACTACGTAACCAAGCCTTTCAGCCCACGGGAGCTGGTAGCGCGGGTAAGGACAGTACTGCGCCGGCTTGAGCACCGGCCGTCCGGCACCGGTGCAATTGCGGTTGGTCGCTTTCTGATTGACCCGAACCGGTTCTCGGTGCTGGTGGACAACAAGCCGGTAGAACTGACCGCGACCGAGTTCCGCATCCTCGAAGTCCTGGCTCGTCAGCCAGGCCGGGTGTTCTCCCGAGACCAGTTGATTGAAGGTGTGTGGGGCTATGATAAGCCTGTGATAGACCGGGTGATAGACACCCACATCCGCAACCTGCGCGAGAAGCTCGGCACCGCAGGCGACGCTATCCGCACGGTACGTGGTGTCGGGTACCGGTTCACGGCTGACTGA